The proteins below are encoded in one region of Bacteroides uniformis:
- the atpC gene encoding ATP synthase F1 subunit epsilon, protein MKKLHLNIVSPEKELFNGEVESVTLPGTMGSFSILPQHAPIVSSLGTGKLIYATDGEEHELDIQSGFVEMSNGRVAVCIEQQ, encoded by the coding sequence ATGAAAAAGTTGCATTTGAATATTGTTTCACCGGAGAAGGAACTCTTCAACGGGGAAGTGGAAAGTGTTACATTGCCGGGCACTATGGGCTCTTTTTCTATCCTGCCGCAGCATGCACCGATTGTATCATCGTTGGGAACGGGGAAATTGATTTACGCAACGGACGGTGAGGAACATGAGTTGGATATTCAAAGCGGATTCGTGGAGATGAGTAACGGAAGGGTTGCCGTCTGTATAGAACAGCAATAG
- the atpB gene encoding F0F1 ATP synthase subunit A: MKRLRNILTVILLALGMLLPATVRAENTVDVKEIVFGHIGDSYEWHITTWGETHVTIPLPVIVHSSTTGWHTFLSSRLEENGGSYEGFSIAPAGSKYEGKLVEYDATGNEIRPLDISITKVTLALLINSALLLLIILSVAHWYRKHPQGSAAPGGFIGFMEMFIMMVNDDIIKSCVGPKYRKFAPYLLTAFFFIFINNIMGLIPFFPGGANVTGNIAITMVLAICTFLAVNIFGTKTYWKDIFWPDVPWWLKVPIPMMPFIEFFGIFTKPFALMIRLFANMLAGHMAMLVLTCLIFISASMGPALNGTLTVASVLFNIFMNALELLVAFIQAYVFTMLSAVFIGLAQEEHKEKAVK, from the coding sequence ATGAAAAGATTGCGTAACATACTGACTGTAATTCTGCTGGCACTGGGCATGTTGCTACCCGCCACGGTGCGGGCCGAGAATACGGTGGACGTGAAGGAGATTGTCTTCGGGCATATCGGCGATTCTTACGAATGGCACATCACGACGTGGGGTGAAACTCACGTTACGATTCCCTTGCCGGTAATAGTGCATAGCTCTACCACCGGATGGCATACCTTTTTATCCTCACGTCTGGAGGAGAACGGTGGAAGTTATGAAGGCTTTTCCATCGCTCCCGCAGGAAGCAAGTACGAAGGCAAGCTGGTGGAGTATGATGCCACCGGAAACGAAATACGCCCGTTGGACATCTCCATCACGAAGGTGACACTGGCTTTGCTCATCAACAGCGCATTGCTGCTTCTCATCATTTTGAGTGTGGCGCACTGGTATCGCAAGCACCCGCAGGGAAGTGCCGCTCCCGGTGGTTTCATCGGGTTTATGGAGATGTTTATCATGATGGTGAACGATGATATTATAAAGAGCTGTGTCGGTCCGAAGTACCGTAAATTCGCACCTTACTTGCTGACGGCCTTCTTCTTTATTTTCATCAACAACATTATGGGGCTGATTCCTTTCTTTCCCGGAGGGGCCAACGTGACGGGAAATATAGCCATTACGATGGTATTGGCCATCTGTACTTTCTTGGCCGTGAATATCTTTGGAACCAAGACTTATTGGAAAGATATCTTTTGGCCGGATGTGCCCTGGTGGCTGAAGGTACCGATCCCCATGATGCCGTTTATCGAGTTCTTCGGTATTTTCACCAAACCGTTTGCTTTGATGATACGTCTTTTTGCCAATATGCTGGCAGGGCACATGGCAATGCTGGTGCTTACCTGCCTAATATTCATCTCGGCCAGTATGGGACCTGCTTTGAACGGAACGCTGACCGTGGCATCGGTGTTGTTCAATATCTTTATGAATGCACTTGAGTTGTTGGTTGCCTTTATCCAGGCATATGTGTTCACCATGCTGTCAGCCGTGTTCATCGGTCTGGCGCAGGAAGAGCATAAGGAGAAGGCGGTGAAGTGA
- the atpE gene encoding ATP synthase F0 subunit C, with translation MLLSVLLQAAAAGVGVSKLGAAIGAGLAVIGAGVGIGKIGGSAMEAIARQPEASGDIRMNMIIAAALIEGVALLAVVVCLLVFFL, from the coding sequence ATGTTACTATCTGTATTATTGCAAGCTGCTGCGGCAGGTGTGGGAGTTAGTAAACTGGGTGCAGCCATTGGTGCTGGTTTGGCTGTTATTGGTGCTGGTGTAGGTATTGGTAAAATCGGCGGTTCTGCTATGGAGGCCATTGCCCGCCAGCCGGAAGCATCCGGAGATATCCGTATGAACATGATTATTGCCGCTGCCTTGATTGAAGGTGTTGCTTTGTTGGCAGTAGTTGTGTGTTTATTGGTATTCTTTTTATAA
- the atpF gene encoding F0F1 ATP synthase subunit B, whose translation MSLLLPDSGLLFWMLLSFGVVFVVLAKYGFPVITKMVEGRKTYIDQSLEVAREANAQLSKLKEESEALIAAANKEQGRILREAMHERDKIIVEARKQAEAAAQKELDEVKKQIQQEKEEAIRDIRRQVAVLSVDIAEKIIRKNLDEKHEQMEMIDRMLDEVLAASRNN comes from the coding sequence ATGTCATTGTTATTACCCGATAGTGGTCTGCTGTTCTGGATGCTCCTTTCATTCGGTGTGGTGTTTGTGGTGCTTGCCAAGTACGGTTTTCCCGTTATCACCAAGATGGTGGAAGGTCGCAAGACCTACATCGACCAGTCTTTGGAAGTGGCACGCGAAGCAAATGCCCAGCTCTCCAAACTGAAAGAGGAGAGTGAAGCGTTGATTGCTGCTGCCAACAAAGAACAAGGACGTATTCTGCGGGAGGCGATGCATGAGCGTGACAAGATTATCGTCGAAGCACGCAAGCAGGCGGAAGCCGCCGCGCAGAAGGAGCTGGACGAAGTTAAAAAGCAGATACAGCAAGAGAAGGAAGAGGCCATCCGTGATATTCGCCGGCAGGTGGCAGTCTTGTCCGTAGATATAGCCGAGAAAATCATCCGCAAGAATCTGGACGAGAAACATGAGCAGATGGAGATGATAGACCGGATGCTGGATGAAGTGCTGGCAGCAAGTAGAAACAATTAA
- a CDS encoding F0F1 ATP synthase subunit delta, with protein MDIGIVSMRYAKALMEYAKSMGAEDTLYKEFCMLDRSFRKHPDLRMALENPILTIREKLTLICTAAVGDAPAGREFARFMTLVLKNRRENFLQYICLSFLDLYRKDKHIGVGKLITAVPVSQEVRERIHDSASSLLHASMELQTEVDPSIEGGFIFDINDFRLDASIATQLKKVKQQFIDKNRRIV; from the coding sequence ATGGATATAGGAATCGTTTCGATGCGTTATGCGAAAGCATTGATGGAATATGCCAAGAGCATGGGGGCAGAAGATACTCTGTACAAGGAGTTTTGTATGCTCGACCGTAGCTTCAGGAAACATCCCGATTTGCGCATGGCATTGGAAAACCCCATCCTGACGATACGTGAGAAGTTAACACTTATCTGTACCGCTGCTGTGGGGGATGCTCCTGCGGGCCGTGAGTTTGCGCGTTTCATGACTCTGGTGTTGAAGAACCGGCGGGAAAACTTTCTCCAGTACATCTGCCTGAGTTTTCTGGATTTGTACCGGAAAGACAAGCATATCGGTGTAGGAAAGCTGATAACAGCCGTTCCCGTCAGCCAGGAAGTGCGGGAGCGCATCCATGACAGTGCTTCCTCCCTGCTGCATGCCAGCATGGAGCTGCAGACTGAAGTGGATCCCTCCATTGAAGGTGGTTTTATCTTCGACATCAACGACTTCCGTCTGGATGCCAGTATTGCTACGCAGCTTAAGAAAGTGAAACAGCAGTTCATTGATAAGAATAGAAGAATCGTGTGA